Proteins from a single region of Mumia flava:
- a CDS encoding GNAT family N-acetyltransferase, with translation MSVREIDPSDDAALRSYVAIDAADAQARPYGAAWTFEELRVTARRHDPWVEHRWLLATDGGAPVASAHLELPLRDNTDTVWVSLAAVPGTRRMLERLCDHAFAIAADAGRTLVEVQALADGDGQLWGLLSGRGLEVGLVNAHRVLDLPPDRAALARIEDETAPWRTAYELRSWSGACPPDLVEAWAGLRAVLVLEAPSGDHEYEAEDFTPERIRHEEAELVAQQRQSFVTVAVRDGTAIAHSQLIVPGTDPVNAYQWDTIVLPAHRGHRLGLALKARNLAEAAAALEPRRVLHTWNAEDNAPMIAVNEAMGFRLVEREALFRLRL, from the coding sequence GTGAGCGTCCGCGAGATCGATCCGTCCGACGACGCCGCGCTGCGGTCCTACGTCGCGATCGACGCGGCGGACGCGCAGGCGCGGCCGTACGGCGCGGCGTGGACGTTCGAAGAGCTGCGCGTGACCGCGCGCAGACACGACCCGTGGGTCGAGCACCGGTGGCTGCTCGCCACCGACGGTGGCGCGCCGGTGGCGTCCGCCCACCTCGAGCTGCCGCTGCGCGACAACACCGACACCGTCTGGGTCTCGCTGGCGGCGGTTCCCGGGACCCGCCGCATGCTGGAGCGACTGTGCGACCACGCCTTCGCGATCGCGGCGGATGCGGGGCGGACGCTCGTGGAGGTCCAGGCGCTCGCGGATGGGGACGGGCAGCTGTGGGGCCTCCTCTCCGGTCGCGGGCTCGAGGTGGGGCTCGTGAACGCCCACCGGGTGCTCGACCTGCCGCCCGACCGCGCTGCCCTGGCGCGGATCGAGGACGAGACCGCACCCTGGCGGACGGCGTACGAGCTGCGGTCCTGGTCCGGGGCCTGTCCGCCCGACCTGGTCGAGGCGTGGGCGGGGTTGCGGGCGGTGCTCGTGCTGGAGGCGCCGAGCGGCGACCACGAGTACGAGGCGGAGGACTTCACGCCCGAGCGGATCCGGCACGAGGAGGCCGAGCTCGTCGCGCAGCAGCGGCAGTCGTTCGTGACGGTGGCCGTGCGCGACGGGACGGCGATCGCCCACAGCCAGCTGATCGTGCCCGGGACGGACCCCGTCAACGCCTACCAGTGGGACACGATCGTGCTGCCGGCGCACCGCGGGCACCGCCTGGGACTCGCGCTGAAGGCCCGCAACCTCGCCGAGGCGGCGGCGGCGCTGGAGCCGCGCCGGGTCCTGCACACCTGGAACGCAGAGGACAACGCGCCGATGATCGCGGTGAACGAGGCGATGGGGTTCCGCCTGGTCGAGCGGGAGGCGCTGTTCCGGCTACGCCTGTGA
- a CDS encoding NAD(P)H-hydrate dehydratase — MLRAHTVSDVRAAEAALMARTEPGALMHRAAAGLAGFVRETAPPQVPVVFLVGTGDNGGDALYAAAELARERVVACAVVDQSQAHRGGMEAAYAAGCRFVGSTHGYPVVVDGVVGIGGRPGLRGPAEGWRAEIEADRPYVVAVDVPSGVDVDGARVPEAFLPADATVTFGTFKNALLVDPAAQWASRDGLARLVDIGLGPYLPRPSLEALEVTDTEMLMRVLRPTLAGRSGGPVHKYTRGVVGVAAGSSRYAGAAMLCVAGARAGAAGMVRFLGEDDLARRVVDRYPEVVAHTDPAEAGRVQAWVVGSGGGEAAGARLERALGDRVPVVVDADALAHLPETVEVPALLTPHAGELATMLGVDRDAVEADPLGHVRTAAQRWRTTVLLKGARTLVAHPDAPVRVNLTGTPWLATAGAGDVLAGLAGSFLAAGAHPLDAGSLAAFVHGAAATAASGGGPVTAGAVAEAIGPVVTAWRNGTLAASAVRDWRTA; from the coding sequence ATGCTGAGAGCGCACACCGTCTCCGACGTCCGGGCGGCCGAGGCCGCCCTGATGGCGCGGACGGAGCCGGGTGCGCTGATGCACCGGGCCGCCGCCGGCCTCGCGGGATTCGTGCGCGAGACAGCGCCCCCGCAGGTCCCCGTGGTCTTCCTGGTCGGCACGGGCGACAACGGTGGTGACGCGCTGTACGCCGCAGCCGAGCTGGCGCGCGAGCGGGTGGTCGCGTGCGCCGTCGTCGACCAGTCCCAGGCCCACCGCGGCGGGATGGAGGCGGCGTACGCCGCGGGCTGCCGGTTCGTGGGCTCGACCCACGGCTATCCGGTCGTGGTCGACGGGGTGGTCGGCATCGGCGGCCGACCCGGGTTGCGCGGGCCGGCCGAGGGGTGGCGTGCCGAGATCGAGGCCGACCGGCCGTACGTCGTCGCCGTCGACGTCCCGAGCGGGGTCGACGTCGACGGCGCACGGGTGCCCGAGGCGTTCCTGCCGGCGGACGCGACCGTGACCTTCGGGACCTTCAAGAACGCGCTGCTGGTCGACCCCGCCGCGCAGTGGGCGTCTCGCGACGGGCTCGCACGGCTGGTCGACATCGGACTCGGCCCGTACCTCCCTCGGCCGTCGCTCGAGGCCCTCGAGGTCACCGACACCGAGATGCTGATGCGGGTTCTGCGACCGACGCTGGCGGGGCGTTCGGGTGGACCCGTGCACAAGTACACCCGCGGCGTCGTCGGCGTGGCAGCCGGATCGAGCCGCTACGCCGGGGCGGCGATGCTGTGCGTGGCGGGAGCGCGCGCCGGGGCTGCGGGCATGGTCCGGTTCCTCGGCGAGGACGACCTGGCCCGGCGGGTGGTCGACCGGTACCCCGAGGTCGTCGCCCACACCGATCCCGCCGAGGCCGGACGCGTGCAGGCCTGGGTGGTCGGGTCGGGCGGCGGCGAGGCGGCCGGAGCGCGGCTCGAGCGGGCCCTGGGCGACCGGGTCCCGGTCGTCGTCGACGCCGATGCGCTGGCCCACCTCCCGGAGACCGTGGAGGTCCCGGCACTCCTGACCCCGCACGCGGGTGAGCTGGCCACGATGCTGGGAGTCGACCGCGACGCCGTGGAGGCCGATCCGCTCGGGCACGTCCGGACGGCCGCGCAGCGCTGGCGCACGACCGTGCTGCTCAAGGGCGCGCGCACCCTGGTCGCGCACCCGGACGCCCCCGTACGGGTCAACCTGACCGGGACCCCGTGGCTCGCGACCGCCGGTGCCGGTGACGTGCTCGCCGGCCTCGCCGGATCGTTCCTCGCGGCCGGAGCCCACCCCCTCGACGCGGGGTCGCTGGCCGCCTTCGTGCACGGGGCGGCGGCCACCGCGGCCTCGGGCGGTGGGCCGGTGACGGCGGGAGCGGTCGCCGAGGCGATCGGACCGGTCGTCACCGCGTGGCGCAACGGCACGCTGGCGGCCTCGGCGGTCCGCGACTGGAGGACCGCGTGA
- the glmS gene encoding glutamine--fructose-6-phosphate transaminase (isomerizing) yields the protein MCGIVGYVGPRPALDVIVSGLRRLEYRGYDSTGVALVVDGAMAVAKKQGKLANLDKELSNHPLPASSTGIGHTRWATHGPPSDENAHPHVSADHRVAVVHNGIIENFAELRAELLTDGYEFASETDTEVVTHLVARELAAGADLPEAVRRACRRLEGAFTLVIADGADPERVVGARRNSPLVVGRGDGESFLASDVAAFIEHTREAVELGQDQVVTITRDAIDVTDFDGAPAPTTDYHVDWDAAAAEKGGYDWFMLKEIDEQPRAVADTLLGRHDARGRLVLDEMRLSDGELRDIDKIVVIGCGTASYAGLVAKYAIEHWTRIPCEVELASEFRYRDPIVSRSTLVVAISQSGETADTLQAIRHARHQGAKVLAICNTNGSTIPRESDAVIYTHAGPEIAVASTKGFLTQIVACYLLGLYLAQVRGTKFGDEIASTVSELQRLPEGVQEVIGAAGQVRTLARDLADHRTFLFLGRHVGYPVALEGALKLKELAYLHAEGFAAGELKHGPIAVIEPGLPVFVIVPPRGRDQLHEKVVSNIQEIRARGARTIVLVEHGDDSVLPYADEVIRLPKAMTLLQPVLAAVPLQIFAAELATALGHDVDQPRNLAKSVTVE from the coding sequence ATGTGCGGAATCGTGGGATACGTAGGTCCTCGCCCGGCGCTCGACGTGATCGTCTCGGGCCTGCGGCGCCTGGAGTACCGCGGGTACGACTCGACCGGCGTCGCGCTCGTCGTGGACGGCGCGATGGCGGTCGCGAAGAAGCAGGGCAAGCTCGCGAACCTCGACAAGGAGCTGTCCAACCATCCCCTCCCCGCGTCCTCGACGGGGATCGGCCACACCCGGTGGGCGACCCACGGGCCGCCGAGCGACGAGAACGCCCACCCCCACGTGTCCGCCGACCACCGGGTCGCCGTCGTCCACAACGGCATCATCGAGAACTTCGCCGAGCTGCGCGCCGAGCTGCTGACCGACGGCTACGAGTTCGCCTCGGAGACCGACACGGAGGTCGTCACCCACCTGGTCGCGCGCGAGCTCGCGGCGGGAGCGGACCTGCCCGAGGCCGTACGCCGGGCCTGCCGCCGCCTCGAGGGGGCGTTCACGCTCGTGATCGCGGACGGCGCCGACCCCGAGCGGGTCGTCGGGGCCCGGCGCAACTCGCCGCTCGTCGTGGGCCGCGGGGACGGCGAGAGCTTCCTCGCCTCCGACGTCGCGGCGTTCATCGAGCACACTCGCGAGGCGGTCGAGCTGGGCCAGGACCAGGTCGTCACGATCACGCGGGACGCCATCGACGTCACCGACTTCGACGGCGCACCGGCTCCGACGACCGACTACCACGTGGACTGGGACGCCGCCGCCGCCGAGAAGGGCGGCTACGACTGGTTCATGCTCAAGGAGATCGACGAGCAGCCCCGGGCGGTCGCCGACACGCTGCTCGGCCGGCACGACGCGCGCGGTCGACTCGTGCTGGACGAGATGCGGCTGAGCGACGGCGAGCTGCGCGACATCGACAAGATCGTCGTGATCGGCTGCGGCACCGCGTCGTACGCCGGGCTGGTCGCGAAGTACGCGATCGAGCACTGGACGCGGATCCCGTGCGAGGTGGAGCTGGCCTCGGAGTTCCGCTACCGCGACCCCATCGTGAGCCGCTCGACGCTGGTCGTGGCGATCAGCCAGTCGGGCGAGACCGCGGACACGCTCCAGGCGATCCGGCACGCGCGCCACCAGGGCGCGAAGGTGCTGGCGATCTGCAACACCAACGGCTCGACGATCCCGCGGGAGTCCGACGCGGTGATCTACACCCACGCCGGTCCGGAGATCGCGGTCGCGTCGACGAAGGGGTTCCTGACCCAGATCGTCGCCTGCTACCTGCTGGGCCTCTACCTCGCGCAGGTCCGCGGCACGAAGTTCGGCGACGAGATCGCCTCGACGGTCTCCGAGCTCCAGCGGCTGCCGGAGGGGGTCCAGGAGGTGATCGGGGCCGCCGGCCAGGTCCGGACGCTCGCGCGCGACCTCGCCGACCACCGCACGTTCCTCTTCCTCGGGCGGCACGTCGGCTACCCGGTCGCGCTCGAGGGCGCGCTCAAGCTGAAGGAGCTGGCCTACCTGCACGCCGAGGGGTTCGCCGCCGGCGAGCTCAAGCACGGCCCGATCGCCGTGATCGAGCCGGGGCTGCCGGTCTTCGTGATCGTCCCGCCGCGCGGGCGCGACCAGCTGCACGAGAAGGTCGTCAGCAACATCCAGGAGATCCGGGCGCGCGGGGCGCGCACGATCGTCCTGGTCGAGCACGGCGACGACTCGGTGCTGCCGTACGCCGACGAGGTGATCCGGCTCCCGAAGGCGATGACCCTGCTGCAGCCGGTGCTCGCGGCGGTCCCGCTGCAGATCTTCGCCGCCGAGCTCGCGACGGCGCTCGGCCACGACGTCGACCAGCCGCGCAACCTGGCCAAGTCCGTCACCGTCGAGTGA
- the coaA gene encoding type I pantothenate kinase, with translation MSVTQPGSGDTSPYVELDRSAWADLAGDAPQPLTQDEIDKVRGLGDELDLEEVRQVYLPLTQLISMRVRFAGALYRSTETFLGRPQPQRTPYVIGIAGSVAVGKSTTARLLRELLAKHDQHSNVQLVTTDGFLLPNAELERRGLLERKGFPESYDRKALLRFVMAVKSGREEVEAPVYSHLTYDRTDETVQLNRPDIVLVEGLNVLQPARTRGDGRPGLAISDFFDFSVYVDATRRDIRRWYVERFLRLRETAFRDPESYFTRYSGLEEEQAVAQAGLLWDSINGPNLKENIEPTRGRATLVLRKDADHSVRWVRLRKL, from the coding sequence ATGTCGGTCACGCAGCCGGGCTCCGGCGACACCTCCCCCTACGTCGAGCTGGACCGCAGCGCGTGGGCGGACCTGGCGGGCGACGCGCCCCAGCCCCTCACCCAGGACGAGATCGACAAGGTCCGCGGCCTCGGCGACGAGCTGGACCTCGAGGAGGTCCGCCAGGTCTACCTCCCCCTGACCCAGCTGATCTCGATGCGGGTCCGCTTCGCCGGCGCCCTGTACCGCAGCACCGAGACCTTCCTCGGCCGGCCCCAGCCCCAGCGCACCCCGTACGTGATCGGGATCGCGGGCTCGGTCGCCGTCGGCAAGTCGACCACGGCGCGGCTGCTGCGGGAGCTGCTCGCCAAGCACGACCAGCACAGCAACGTCCAGCTGGTCACCACCGACGGCTTCCTGCTGCCCAACGCGGAGCTGGAGCGCCGCGGGCTGCTGGAGCGCAAGGGCTTCCCCGAGTCGTACGACCGCAAGGCGCTCCTGCGCTTCGTGATGGCGGTGAAGTCGGGTCGCGAGGAGGTCGAGGCCCCGGTCTACTCCCACCTCACCTACGACCGCACCGACGAGACGGTGCAGCTGAATCGGCCTGACATCGTCCTGGTGGAGGGGCTCAACGTCCTCCAGCCCGCCCGGACCCGCGGCGACGGCCGACCCGGCCTCGCGATCAGCGACTTCTTCGACTTCTCGGTGTACGTCGACGCGACCCGCCGCGACATCCGGCGGTGGTACGTCGAGCGCTTCCTGCGGCTGCGGGAGACCGCGTTCCGGGACCCGGAGTCGTACTTCACCCGGTACTCCGGGCTGGAGGAGGAGCAGGCGGTCGCCCAGGCGGGTCTGCTGTGGGACTCGATCAACGGCCCCAACCTCAAGGAGAACATCGAGCCGACCCGCGGTCGCGCCACGCTCGTGCTCCGCAAGGACGCCGACCACTCCGTCCGGTGGGTCCGGCTGCGCAAGCTCTGA
- a CDS encoding bile acid:sodium symporter family protein, whose translation MDSALTTVGLPVALGIIMFGLGLSLTLDDFRRVGRHPRAVVVALACQLLLLPAVCFALVVVADLPAALGIGMMLLAASPGGTSANLFSHLFRGDVALNVSLTAINSIVAIVTLPVVTNLAIAWYDASDEVSLQFRKVLEVFAVVLVPVALGMLVRRARPAFAAAADRPVRTASAVILAVLVLGILVDQRGNVVDYATRIGVVAIVFCVISLVVGFVVPRAAGVSDRQAIASSFEIGVHNATLAIYVAVEVLDDTEISVPAAVYGLVMFFLAAGWGVLLTRRIVTPSSEPDERATGRSAP comes from the coding sequence ATGGACTCAGCGCTCACCACGGTCGGCCTGCCGGTCGCGCTCGGCATCATCATGTTCGGGCTCGGTCTGTCGCTGACGCTCGACGACTTCCGCCGGGTCGGCCGTCATCCCCGCGCCGTGGTCGTGGCACTCGCCTGCCAGCTCCTGCTGCTCCCGGCCGTGTGCTTCGCCCTCGTGGTCGTCGCCGACCTCCCGGCGGCGCTCGGGATCGGGATGATGCTGCTGGCGGCGTCGCCCGGCGGCACCAGCGCGAACCTCTTCAGCCACCTGTTCCGGGGCGACGTCGCGCTGAACGTCTCCTTGACCGCCATCAACTCGATCGTCGCGATCGTGACCCTGCCCGTGGTGACCAACCTCGCGATCGCCTGGTACGACGCGTCCGACGAGGTCTCGCTGCAGTTCCGGAAGGTGCTGGAGGTGTTCGCGGTGGTCCTCGTCCCGGTCGCCCTCGGCATGCTCGTGCGTCGGGCGCGTCCTGCGTTCGCGGCTGCGGCCGACCGGCCGGTCCGCACCGCCTCCGCCGTGATCCTCGCCGTGCTGGTGCTCGGGATCCTCGTCGACCAGCGCGGCAACGTCGTCGACTACGCGACCCGGATCGGCGTCGTCGCGATCGTGTTCTGCGTGATCAGCCTGGTGGTCGGCTTCGTCGTCCCGCGGGCTGCCGGGGTCAGCGACCGCCAGGCGATCGCGTCGTCGTTCGAGATCGGCGTCCACAACGCGACGCTGGCGATCTACGTCGCCGTCGAGGTCCTCGACGACACCGAGATCTCGGTCCCGGCCGCCGTCTACGGCCTGGTGATGTTCTTCCTCGCGGCGGGCTGGGGCGTCCTGCTGACTCGGCGCATCGTGACGCCGTCGTCCGAGCCGGACGAGCGCGCCACGGGCCGCTCGGCTCCCTGA